Proteins encoded together in one Terriglobus saanensis SP1PR4 window:
- a CDS encoding adenosine deaminase family protein, whose product MRLRSLAALSMIVCAFAHAQSTPVERAFNAAKKNPPALRAFLVQMPKGGDLHIHLTGAIYAESFIDAAAHSMVCVDRTTITFAPAKGSTRSIPPLPVCGEGLIPASAALHDQKLYDALIDSFSMRTFVPTSGTSGHDQFFATFDKFSAGGRGHSGRWVDEVAARAASQNEQYVEIMNTPDLSRILGIASKVNYTGDVATAKASIDPQVLKDAVETARNEFSATDADRLQREHCGTPEATPACKVQVRYLFQVLRALPMPAVFAQTLVAFELASTDSRVVGLNYVQPEDTFASMSQYSDEMKMVGQFHALYPKAHISLHAGELAMGMVPPDGLRFHIREAVEVAHAERIGHGVDVMYEDDAKGLLAELAAKHVMVEINLTSNDGILGVVGKNHPLASYRAAHVPVALSTDDEGVSRSDITNEYLRGALEQDLSYTDLRTMARTSLEHSFLSESDKAAALAEFDRRVKAFEVTFNTGAKRK is encoded by the coding sequence ATGCGCCTCCGCAGTCTCGCCGCCCTTTCCATGATCGTTTGTGCCTTTGCGCACGCGCAGTCCACTCCCGTTGAACGCGCCTTCAATGCCGCGAAGAAGAATCCCCCCGCCCTGCGTGCTTTTCTGGTGCAGATGCCCAAGGGTGGCGATCTCCACATCCATCTCACAGGAGCGATCTACGCGGAGAGTTTTATCGATGCCGCGGCGCACAGCATGGTCTGCGTGGACCGGACCACGATAACCTTTGCCCCGGCAAAGGGCAGCACGCGGTCTATCCCGCCTCTGCCCGTCTGCGGCGAAGGGCTCATCCCCGCCTCCGCTGCGCTGCATGACCAGAAGCTCTATGACGCCCTCATCGATAGCTTCTCCATGCGTACCTTCGTCCCGACGTCTGGCACGAGTGGACACGACCAGTTCTTCGCGACCTTCGATAAGTTCTCCGCTGGAGGGCGCGGCCACTCCGGCCGCTGGGTGGATGAGGTGGCCGCGCGCGCTGCCTCGCAGAACGAGCAGTACGTCGAGATCATGAACACACCCGACCTCTCGCGCATCCTGGGGATCGCCTCCAAGGTGAACTACACCGGGGATGTCGCAACCGCAAAGGCCTCCATCGATCCGCAGGTATTGAAAGACGCAGTCGAAACCGCACGCAACGAGTTCTCCGCGACCGATGCGGATCGTCTCCAGCGCGAACACTGCGGCACCCCCGAAGCCACACCGGCCTGCAAGGTGCAGGTGCGCTACTTATTTCAGGTGCTGCGCGCCCTGCCGATGCCTGCCGTCTTCGCTCAGACACTCGTCGCCTTCGAGCTGGCTTCCACGGACAGCCGCGTCGTCGGCCTGAACTACGTGCAGCCGGAGGATACCTTCGCCTCCATGAGCCAGTACTCCGATGAGATGAAGATGGTCGGACAGTTCCACGCGCTCTATCCGAAGGCGCACATCTCCCTGCATGCGGGCGAGCTCGCCATGGGTATGGTGCCACCGGACGGCCTTCGCTTTCACATCCGCGAGGCCGTAGAAGTCGCGCACGCGGAACGCATCGGACACGGCGTGGATGTCATGTACGAAGACGATGCCAAGGGACTTCTGGCTGAGCTTGCCGCGAAGCATGTGATGGTGGAGATCAACCTGACCTCGAACGACGGCATTCTCGGCGTTGTGGGAAAGAACCATCCACTGGCGAGCTACCGTGCGGCCCATGTCCCCGTGGCGCTTTCTACCGATGACGAAGGCGTCTCGCGCAGCGACATTACGAACGAGTATCTACGCGGCGCGCTGGAGCAGGATCTTTCGTACACGGATCTGCGCACCATGGCGAGAACCTCGCTCGAGCACAGCTTCCTGAGCGAAAGCGACAAGGCTGCTGCTCTTGCGGAGTTCGACCGCCGCGTCAAAGCATTTGAAGTCACCTTCAATACTGGAGCAAAACGGAAATGA
- a CDS encoding LysR family transcriptional regulator, translated as MSDSLTFRLLRYIKASAETLNFTRAAEQVFVAQSSLSHQIGKLEDNIELVMFERLQNGLKLTPAGRIVATYAEHTLRDWEQTLTMALAVQRNEVPPLRLGFSSFINPKLLERFREKYEGMFPCCAIQLMSGDPLLCLQRLDARTLDCAILPLPVDAALYSVQQIAQSPLVICMRSDDALADRAQLDIHEVAARITIFRDPELHPSAHSRLVEMFTEAGIPIHLACAARTSSEIQWMVKERYGLALIDQLTPLDPGLITRPLAGINWTADTAFVHASHMDHVALPFIERFFQQTWSDSRRSKRPTKPRQPEQLELLG; from the coding sequence ATGTCAGATTCCCTCACATTCCGTCTTCTTCGCTACATCAAGGCGTCCGCCGAGACCTTGAACTTCACACGCGCCGCAGAGCAAGTATTCGTTGCACAGTCTTCACTCAGCCATCAAATCGGAAAGCTCGAAGACAACATCGAGCTTGTGATGTTCGAGCGTTTGCAGAATGGTCTGAAGCTTACCCCAGCAGGCCGAATCGTCGCGACCTATGCAGAGCACACCCTGCGAGATTGGGAACAAACACTGACAATGGCCCTGGCCGTTCAGCGCAATGAAGTGCCCCCACTGCGCTTGGGCTTCTCGTCCTTCATCAATCCGAAATTGCTTGAGCGATTCCGAGAGAAGTATGAAGGGATGTTTCCCTGCTGTGCGATTCAACTGATGAGCGGCGACCCTCTACTGTGCCTGCAAAGGCTCGATGCCCGAACCCTCGACTGTGCAATTCTGCCGCTGCCCGTCGATGCGGCTCTCTACAGTGTTCAGCAGATCGCTCAGTCTCCCTTGGTGATTTGTATGCGCTCTGACGATGCCCTCGCTGATCGAGCGCAACTCGATATACATGAGGTAGCGGCGCGCATCACGATCTTCCGCGATCCAGAGCTACATCCTTCGGCACATTCGCGTCTGGTTGAGATGTTCACGGAAGCCGGTATCCCGATCCATTTGGCCTGTGCCGCCCGCACTTCCTCAGAGATTCAATGGATGGTGAAGGAACGGTATGGTCTTGCTCTGATCGATCAGCTAACGCCTCTGGATCCTGGCTTGATTACACGACCGCTCGCGGGCATCAATTGGACAGCGGATACCGCATTCGTTCATGCGAGCCACATGGATCATGTTGCGCTCCCATTCATCGAGCGATTCTTTCAGCAGACCTGGTCAGATTCGAGACGAAGCAAGCGTCCGACGAAGCCGCGGCAGCCAGAACAATTAGAGTTACTCGGTTGA
- a CDS encoding IS30 family transposase, with protein MGNCYVQLDDFERVVIQSQLQMGWRPASIAAGLQRSRSTVTRELRRNGWKRPSESSAQSRRWGNGGYVARRAGQRARQAHRKPRVERKLVPGTPLWDQMCVHLRRRLSPFQIASTLSRMPEPVRISHETIYTALYAMPRGELRTELLRLLRRKRPQRGTRDPNRHQRPFVDGMTLIDERPTEVDERLVPGHWEGDLIKGRMNRSRVGTLVERTTLFLALVKLEDGRAETTANAFATILNRFQSPMRLTLTYDQGREMAQHRTLTEKSGVKVYFAHPHSPWERGINENTNGLVREYLPKGQDLSVYSQQQLDEIAMQLNARIRKSLGNKAPAELFLPQGDFDFVHFWQNPDKVKNVALES; from the coding sequence ATGGGGAATTGTTATGTTCAGCTGGATGATTTTGAGCGTGTTGTGATTCAGAGTCAGCTTCAGATGGGTTGGAGACCAGCGTCGATCGCCGCCGGTCTGCAGCGTTCGCGATCGACGGTGACGCGGGAGCTGCGCCGCAACGGCTGGAAGCGGCCTTCCGAGAGCAGTGCGCAGAGCCGGCGCTGGGGCAACGGTGGTTATGTTGCGCGGCGGGCGGGACAGCGGGCGCGGCAGGCCCATCGCAAGCCCCGTGTGGAGCGGAAGCTGGTGCCGGGCACGCCGTTGTGGGACCAGATGTGCGTGCATCTTCGCAGACGCTTGAGTCCGTTCCAGATCGCGTCCACACTGTCACGTATGCCCGAGCCTGTGCGCATCTCGCACGAGACCATCTACACCGCGCTGTACGCCATGCCGCGCGGCGAGCTGCGCACGGAGCTGCTGCGCCTTCTGCGACGCAAGCGTCCCCAGCGCGGCACACGCGATCCCAACCGCCACCAGCGGCCCTTCGTGGACGGCATGACCCTGATCGACGAGCGGCCCACCGAGGTGGACGAGCGTCTCGTTCCCGGCCACTGGGAGGGCGACCTCATCAAGGGCAGGATGAACCGCTCCCGCGTCGGCACCCTGGTCGAGCGCACCACGCTCTTCCTCGCCCTGGTCAAGCTCGAGGACGGTCGCGCCGAGACCACCGCCAACGCCTTCGCCACCATCCTCAACCGCTTCCAGAGCCCCATGCGCCTCACCCTCACCTACGACCAGGGAAGGGAGATGGCCCAGCACCGCACCCTCACAGAGAAGTCTGGCGTCAAGGTCTACTTCGCCCATCCCCACAGCCCATGGGAAAGAGGCATCAACGAAAACACCAACGGCCTGGTCCGCGAATACCTCCCCAAGGGACAGGACCTCAGCGTCTACTCCCAGCAGCAACTCGACGAAATCGCCATGCAGCTCAACGCAAGAATCAGAAAATCCCTCGGAAACAAAGCCCCAGCTGAACTCTTCCTACCACAAGGTGACTTCGACTTCGTACACTTCTGGCAAAACCCAGATAAAGTAAAAAACGTTGCACTTGAATCCTGA
- a CDS encoding VirB3 family type IV secretion system protein → MTKRGEPLPINQAMNRPRAKLGLDLSTWMAIVFVNVTVFLVGFRLLAMISFPTMAVGAWLIVRRHPKMFQLWGLSLIQKSYYDPRKH, encoded by the coding sequence ATGACCAAGCGTGGAGAACCGTTACCGATCAATCAGGCCATGAATAGGCCCAGAGCCAAGCTAGGGCTCGACCTCTCGACATGGATGGCCATTGTGTTTGTGAACGTAACGGTTTTCCTCGTTGGGTTCCGACTGCTGGCAATGATTAGCTTCCCGACGATGGCTGTCGGTGCATGGCTCATCGTCCGCAGACACCCAAAGATGTTTCAACTGTGGGGCCTGAGCCTCATCCAGAAGAGCTACTATGACCCGCGCAAACATTGA
- a CDS encoding tyrosine-type recombinase/integrase has product MSVHKKADGLFEVRWREGGRQKSVRVRSFDVAKKVQHKKLTNRDENRHLDVKKEINYKMSDLIDRYWTHYGSKKASADREKSIVEGIRSELGRKFVREVDGIAVQHWYENLTGKRGLADNTAVRHFNVMHHMMEKASTIWAPETGIDRNPASLIEVRRPDDTRERYLSEEELQRMKTALDERILRKGTKDPNQTNRRMRLIVLIAVSTGMRSAEIHRLRWTDVRYGERLLAVRAKLKKGKERFVPMTSELAEEIRRYPTVIGQDRIFPPKGGPASKRQRLEGSFEDLLERANIHDFWFHDLRHTFASWYMMNGGDLYELAKLMGHANIKMTERYAKLGRAHISKTGNTAKVIWTMMDKNEPVQEEARETANIA; this is encoded by the coding sequence ATGTCAGTTCACAAGAAAGCAGACGGTCTATTTGAAGTTCGTTGGAGAGAAGGGGGTCGACAGAAAAGCGTAAGAGTTCGTAGCTTCGACGTCGCGAAGAAGGTGCAGCACAAGAAGCTGACCAACCGGGATGAGAACAGGCATCTCGACGTGAAGAAGGAGATCAACTACAAGATGTCTGACTTGATCGATCGTTACTGGACGCACTACGGGAGTAAGAAAGCTTCGGCAGATCGCGAGAAGAGCATCGTGGAAGGGATTCGATCCGAACTGGGTCGCAAGTTCGTACGGGAGGTTGACGGCATAGCCGTTCAACACTGGTACGAAAACCTTACTGGAAAACGCGGTTTGGCGGATAACACTGCCGTGCGCCATTTCAACGTCATGCACCACATGATGGAGAAGGCTTCGACCATCTGGGCCCCGGAGACCGGCATCGACCGGAACCCCGCCAGTCTGATCGAGGTGAGACGTCCAGACGATACAAGGGAGCGCTACCTTTCGGAAGAAGAGCTCCAGCGGATGAAGACCGCCCTGGACGAACGTATCCTCCGAAAGGGAACCAAAGACCCTAATCAGACGAATCGCAGGATGAGGCTCATTGTGTTGATCGCCGTATCAACCGGGATGCGCTCAGCCGAGATTCACCGGCTCCGTTGGACCGACGTGAGGTATGGCGAACGGTTGCTGGCGGTGCGGGCAAAGCTGAAGAAGGGCAAGGAGCGTTTTGTTCCCATGACATCGGAGTTGGCCGAAGAGATCCGGCGATATCCGACAGTGATCGGACAGGATCGGATCTTCCCTCCGAAAGGTGGGCCAGCAAGCAAGCGTCAGAGACTGGAAGGAAGTTTTGAGGACTTGCTCGAAAGAGCCAATATCCATGATTTCTGGTTCCACGATCTGCGTCACACCTTTGCATCCTGGTACATGATGAACGGCGGTGATCTCTACGAGTTGGCAAAGCTCATGGGGCACGCCAACATCAAGATGACCGAGCGCTACGCCAAGCTGGGACGTGCCCACATCTCCAAGACTGGAAACACAGCAAAGGTGATCTGGACCATGATGGACAAGAACGAACCAGTGCAAGAAGAAGCACGCGAAACAGCGAACATCGCGTGA
- a CDS encoding oxidative damage protection protein, protein MANMVFCAKYKQEMEGLDEPPFDSDFGQKIYKTVSKKAWGEWIERQKMLLNEYRLQPWTPQAQEFLVEQMNDFFYGSGGDVPKEFVAPTA, encoded by the coding sequence ATGGCGAACATGGTGTTTTGCGCAAAGTACAAGCAGGAGATGGAAGGCCTGGACGAGCCTCCGTTCGATTCGGACTTCGGCCAGAAGATCTACAAGACGGTCTCCAAGAAGGCCTGGGGTGAGTGGATTGAGCGCCAGAAGATGCTGCTGAATGAGTACCGGCTTCAGCCCTGGACGCCACAGGCACAGGAGTTCCTGGTCGAGCAGATGAATGACTTTTTCTACGGCTCTGGCGGCGATGTGCCCAAGGAGTTCGTGGCGCCGACGGCATAA
- a CDS encoding alpha-L-fucosidase produces the protein MLLGAGAAAASLALETPLASAEAMGQYTNGGAATEDQARRMAWWHAAKFGMFIHFGLYSAHARHEWAMEEEAIPVVQYQTYTQIFHPKPGAPAAWAKLAKAAGMKYVVLTTKHHEGFCNWDTKLTNYNAVNLGPKRDIIREYVEACRAEGLHVGFYYSLMDWHHPDGAKCATDEAARKRFVDYTHGLIRELLTNYGKIDVLWYDVNWPLDAKGWESERMNKMVFELQPEIIVNNRNDLPGDFSTPEQRIVAEKGGRPWESCMTLNDSWGYQAADDNWKSARTVIRNLITCSRDGGNYLLNIGPRGTDGSIPEESVRILTEVGKWMQTSGDCIYHNPDTCQPRSSEYASFTRRGNQLQMHVHFWPGTDVSISGLKNKVLSAKILKTGANVTVTQDGFRTHLTGLPEHAPDTPVTTIVLECDGVPMQDTDYVRREKPRAGVGI, from the coding sequence ATGCTCCTTGGCGCTGGCGCAGCCGCAGCGTCCCTTGCACTTGAAACGCCTTTGGCTTCGGCAGAGGCCATGGGTCAATACACGAACGGCGGCGCGGCCACGGAAGACCAGGCGCGCCGCATGGCGTGGTGGCATGCGGCGAAGTTTGGTATGTTTATCCACTTCGGTCTCTACTCCGCGCATGCGCGTCACGAATGGGCGATGGAGGAAGAAGCGATCCCCGTTGTCCAATACCAGACCTACACGCAGATCTTTCATCCCAAGCCCGGAGCTCCGGCTGCCTGGGCAAAGCTGGCCAAGGCAGCAGGCATGAAGTACGTCGTGCTGACAACGAAGCACCACGAAGGTTTTTGCAACTGGGACACGAAGCTGACGAACTACAACGCCGTGAATCTGGGGCCGAAGCGCGACATCATCCGCGAGTATGTCGAGGCCTGCCGTGCCGAAGGCTTGCACGTCGGCTTCTACTACTCGCTAATGGACTGGCACCATCCCGACGGCGCGAAGTGCGCGACCGACGAGGCTGCGCGGAAACGCTTTGTGGACTACACCCACGGCCTGATCCGCGAGCTGCTGACGAACTACGGCAAGATCGACGTACTTTGGTATGACGTGAACTGGCCGCTCGACGCGAAGGGCTGGGAGTCCGAGCGGATGAACAAGATGGTCTTCGAGCTACAACCCGAGATCATCGTGAACAATCGCAACGACCTGCCTGGAGACTTCTCCACACCGGAGCAGAGGATCGTGGCAGAGAAGGGTGGCCGTCCGTGGGAAAGCTGTATGACGCTCAACGATAGCTGGGGTTACCAGGCAGCGGACGACAACTGGAAGTCTGCGCGCACGGTCATCCGCAACCTGATCACCTGCTCGCGCGACGGCGGTAATTATCTCCTGAACATCGGGCCGCGCGGTACGGATGGCTCCATTCCGGAAGAGTCCGTGCGCATTCTCACCGAGGTCGGCAAATGGATGCAGACCAGCGGCGACTGCATCTACCACAACCCCGACACGTGCCAGCCGCGCAGTTCGGAGTATGCCAGCTTTACACGGCGTGGTAATCAACTGCAGATGCACGTGCACTTCTGGCCGGGGACAGATGTCTCCATTTCAGGCCTGAAGAACAAGGTGCTCTCCGCGAAGATTCTGAAGACCGGAGCCAATGTTACCGTCACGCAGGATGGCTTCCGCACCCATCTCACAGGCCTGCCGGAGCATGCGCCGGATACGCCGGTGACAACGATTGTGCTGGAGTGTGATGGTGTTCCGATGCAGGATACGGACTACGTGCGGCGAGAGAAACCACGTGCGGGCGTGGGGATTTAG
- the hemG gene encoding protoporphyrinogen oxidase produces the protein MARVAIVGGGIAGLSAAYELTQRKIPFILYEASTRLGGIIETTREEGFVMECGPDGWVSEKPWARELCIELGLEEDLIPSNDTERVTYVLRDGTLHAIPSGMRMMVPTDLEALRESKLFSPSAIAAYEQEPQRAQELKDYAESHMAEDESVASFVRRHFGEEVTRTIAAPLLAGVFGGDVERLSAQSVMPQFLAMERTHGSLILGLRERSRPDAKAIFTTLRSGLGTLIDAMTSALPEESIRLQSCVDKIEREGDFWKICAGDASETFDAIFLATPVHRTRSLLASVDAEAAQLLAIGASSAVIVGFGFNAEQAKSFSVPQGFGFLVPPGEEGSDLLAATFSDQKYAGRVPEDGRALRAFFGGNAGERLQGESDGWLIALAKKQLGDVLGCELPDAALTIVRRWPLSLPQYEVGHADRMRRLNERLNVLPGLTLLGNAYRGVGLPDLIRDGREAARQIS, from the coding sequence ATGGCCCGCGTAGCGATTGTTGGTGGGGGCATAGCCGGTCTTTCGGCAGCTTACGAACTGACGCAGCGGAAGATCCCATTTATCCTCTACGAAGCTTCCACGCGTCTCGGCGGCATTATTGAGACCACGCGAGAAGAAGGCTTTGTGATGGAGTGCGGCCCGGATGGCTGGGTTTCAGAGAAGCCTTGGGCACGCGAACTCTGTATCGAGCTTGGTCTCGAAGAAGATCTAATCCCCTCCAACGATACCGAACGCGTCACGTACGTCCTGCGCGATGGTACGTTGCATGCGATTCCGTCCGGCATGCGCATGATGGTGCCCACAGACCTCGAAGCTCTGCGCGAGTCAAAGCTCTTCTCTCCTTCTGCGATTGCGGCGTACGAGCAAGAACCGCAGCGCGCGCAGGAGTTGAAGGACTACGCGGAGAGCCATATGGCCGAAGATGAGAGTGTGGCAAGTTTCGTTCGCCGCCACTTTGGCGAAGAGGTTACGCGTACGATTGCCGCGCCGCTTCTCGCGGGCGTCTTCGGCGGCGATGTGGAACGGCTGAGTGCGCAGTCGGTGATGCCGCAGTTTCTGGCGATGGAGCGGACGCACGGATCACTGATTCTTGGGCTGCGCGAAAGAAGCCGGCCAGATGCGAAGGCGATTTTCACAACGCTTCGCAGCGGTCTGGGTACGTTGATCGACGCAATGACCAGCGCTCTGCCCGAAGAAAGTATTCGTCTGCAAAGCTGCGTCGATAAGATCGAACGCGAAGGGGATTTCTGGAAGATATGCGCAGGCGATGCGTCCGAGACCTTCGACGCGATCTTCCTCGCCACGCCGGTGCATCGCACGCGTTCTCTCCTCGCTTCCGTTGATGCAGAGGCTGCGCAGCTGCTGGCGATTGGTGCGAGTTCGGCAGTAATCGTTGGTTTTGGCTTCAACGCTGAACAGGCGAAGTCTTTCAGTGTCCCGCAGGGCTTTGGGTTTCTGGTTCCGCCGGGTGAAGAAGGAAGCGATCTGCTCGCGGCGACCTTCAGCGATCAAAAGTACGCCGGGCGCGTTCCGGAGGATGGACGCGCTCTGCGCGCCTTCTTTGGCGGCAACGCGGGTGAACGTCTGCAGGGGGAGAGCGACGGCTGGCTCATCGCTCTTGCAAAGAAACAGCTGGGCGATGTGCTCGGTTGCGAGCTTCCTGATGCGGCCTTGACCATCGTCCGCCGCTGGCCGCTTTCTCTGCCTCAGTACGAAGTAGGGCACGCGGATCGCATGCGGCGATTGAACGAGCGCCTCAACGTCTTGCCCGGTCTCACGCTGCTGGGGAATGCGTATCGCGGAGTGGGTCTGCCGGATCTGATCCGCGATGGACGTGAGGCGGCAAGGCAGATTTCCTAG
- the hemE gene encoding uroporphyrinogen decarboxylase, translating to MSMTPLELGRKAAQEEIAAGGSRFVRACLRQPVDRTPVWFLRQAGRYMPEYMAVRKHHSLLEICRNPEVASEVTITAAEHLGVDAAIIFADLLLPFTPMGLDFEFVNGEGPVVHAPIRTLEQVQALRTDRAEELSYVARAIEKVAAHFSAPREDGDQLGIIGFIGAPFTLASYMIEGASSRNYIETKKLMYSNGAAWQLLMQKLISVLVEYAQQQVEAGADVIQIFDSWAGALSVSDYRQFVLPITKELVQRVQALGVPVIYFGVDTASLLKTMRETGADVLGLDWRVPLDEGWKLAGSGCAVQGNLDPIALFAPEALLKQRVKEVLDAAGNRNGHIFNLGHGIVPGTPVENVINVARWVREMSAR from the coding sequence ATGTCGATGACACCGCTTGAACTTGGCCGCAAGGCCGCGCAGGAAGAGATCGCCGCGGGCGGCAGCCGCTTTGTGCGCGCCTGTCTGCGCCAACCCGTGGACCGTACGCCGGTGTGGTTCTTACGCCAGGCCGGGCGCTACATGCCGGAGTACATGGCCGTGCGCAAGCATCACTCTCTGCTGGAGATCTGCCGCAACCCTGAGGTTGCATCCGAGGTGACCATCACCGCAGCGGAGCACCTTGGCGTGGACGCTGCGATCATCTTCGCCGATCTGCTGCTGCCCTTTACGCCGATGGGGTTGGACTTTGAGTTTGTGAACGGTGAAGGCCCCGTGGTGCACGCACCGATTCGCACACTGGAGCAGGTGCAGGCTCTCCGTACCGACCGCGCGGAAGAGCTGAGCTACGTGGCGCGCGCGATTGAGAAGGTGGCTGCGCACTTTAGCGCTCCACGCGAAGACGGCGACCAACTTGGCATCATCGGCTTTATCGGCGCACCCTTCACGCTGGCCAGCTACATGATCGAAGGCGCTTCGTCCCGTAACTATATTGAGACGAAGAAGCTGATGTACTCGAATGGCGCTGCCTGGCAGCTGCTCATGCAGAAGCTCATCTCCGTGCTGGTGGAGTACGCGCAGCAGCAGGTAGAAGCGGGCGCAGATGTCATCCAGATCTTCGATAGCTGGGCCGGTGCTCTGTCTGTCAGCGACTATCGGCAGTTTGTTCTTCCCATCACGAAAGAACTTGTTCAGCGTGTGCAGGCCCTCGGTGTCCCAGTGATTTACTTCGGCGTGGATACGGCATCGTTGCTGAAGACGATGCGTGAGACGGGCGCGGATGTTCTTGGTCTCGACTGGCGCGTTCCTCTCGACGAAGGCTGGAAGCTCGCCGGCAGCGGATGCGCGGTGCAAGGGAACCTCGATCCCATCGCTCTCTTTGCTCCGGAAGCTCTTCTGAAGCAGCGCGTGAAGGAAGTGCTTGATGCCGCAGGCAATCGCAACGGACATATCTTCAACCTCGGACACGGCATCGTTCCGGGAACGCCCGTGGAGAACGTCATTAACGTGGCCCGATGGGTGCGGGAGATGAGCGCGCGATGA
- a CDS encoding helix-turn-helix domain-containing protein, protein MLYQESNELVSNRGIVRRLLNVGETALYLGVKVDTVYKWSRMGVLSKVKLGGALRFDVNVLDRFIEQHSTKTIDY, encoded by the coding sequence ATGCTCTATCAAGAATCGAACGAGTTGGTGTCAAATAGAGGTATTGTCCGGCGGCTCCTGAATGTTGGAGAGACAGCCTTATATCTGGGAGTCAAGGTAGACACCGTCTACAAGTGGTCCCGGATGGGGGTCCTTTCCAAGGTCAAGCTCGGTGGTGCGTTGCGGTTCGATGTGAATGTACTTGATCGATTCATCGAACAACACTCAACCAAAACCATTGACTACTAA
- the hemH gene encoding ferrochelatase, with product MNLFYFLVGLLVGKKTARVNESAVLLLAHGTPDVLSEMAAYLKLVTGGRGLPQHVVEELQHRYAEIGLREEPTAEGPHLTRWTLLQAALLEKKLKQRVYVGMRNWKPFIADTVTQMQKDGVKKITAICLAPQNSRTSVGLYRRALMDAVGESMQVEFLAGWAEHPLLARAFAEKMRFALERVRYQAAGGKVAVLFTAHAVPCRTIQASVKPVEHHGMVLATQPDTYAIECKATAKLIAKQLQDILNERDWYFSFQSQGLSGGPWIGPTVEETLASLKAEGYEHVVLQPVGFLCDHVEILYDIDIAFQQTAKELGLMISRAESLNDSPTLISALEDLVFHGVSAEKPQAAVSSKVEVLTVLAPIEELAGANA from the coding sequence ATGAACCTCTTCTACTTCCTCGTCGGCCTGCTTGTCGGAAAGAAGACCGCGCGCGTGAACGAAAGCGCGGTGCTTCTCCTTGCGCATGGGACACCCGATGTTCTGAGCGAGATGGCGGCGTATCTCAAGCTCGTCACCGGCGGACGCGGGCTACCGCAGCACGTTGTGGAAGAGTTGCAGCATCGTTATGCGGAGATCGGTCTGCGCGAGGAGCCGACTGCGGAAGGTCCGCACCTCACGCGTTGGACACTATTGCAGGCTGCTTTGCTGGAGAAGAAGTTGAAACAGCGCGTGTATGTCGGCATGCGGAACTGGAAGCCGTTTATCGCTGACACCGTTACGCAGATGCAGAAGGATGGCGTGAAGAAGATCACGGCCATCTGCCTCGCTCCGCAGAACTCACGCACCAGTGTCGGTCTCTATCGCCGCGCTCTGATGGATGCGGTCGGCGAGAGTATGCAGGTGGAGTTTCTTGCCGGGTGGGCTGAGCATCCGCTGCTTGCGAGGGCATTTGCGGAGAAGATGCGTTTTGCGCTGGAGCGTGTGCGGTATCAGGCCGCTGGTGGCAAAGTCGCTGTGTTGTTTACGGCGCACGCGGTCCCTTGCCGCACCATCCAGGCTTCGGTGAAGCCCGTGGAGCATCACGGCATGGTGCTGGCCACGCAGCCGGACACTTACGCGATCGAGTGCAAGGCCACGGCAAAGCTTATTGCAAAGCAGTTGCAGGATATTCTCAACGAGCGCGACTGGTACTTCAGCTTTCAGAGCCAGGGCCTGAGCGGAGGACCGTGGATCGGACCGACGGTGGAAGAGACGCTCGCGTCTTTGAAGGCCGAGGGCTACGAGCATGTGGTGTTGCAGCCAGTGGGATTTCTCTGCGACCACGTCGAGATTCTCTACGACATCGATATCGCCTTCCAGCAGACGGCAAAGGAGCTTGGTCTTATGATCTCTCGTGCTGAGAGCCTCAACGATTCGCCTACGCTCATTTCTGCGTTGGAAGATCTAGTGTTCCACGGTGTCTCCGCTGAGAAGCCTCAAGCGGCAGTAAGCAGCAAGGTCGAAGTTCTCACAGTGCTCGCGCCCATCGAAGAGCTAGCCGGGGCGAACGCTTAA